In Streptomyces sp. NBC_01231, the sequence CTCGGCGCCGAACCGACGCTGCATGAGGTGTTCCGTACACCGACTCCGGCCGGGCTGGCCCGGTCGATGACCACAGGGTCGGCCGTGCGGCCGGCGATCCCCCGGCCGACCGCACGGACGGGGGTCGGGGAGCCGCCCCTGTCGTCCGCGCAGCGGCGGTTGTGGTTCCTGCACCGGCTGGAAGACGCCGGAGCCGCCTACCACATCCCGCTCGCGCTACGGCTCACCGGCGGCCCCCTCGACGCGGACGCCCTGCGTGCCGCGCTCGCCGACCTCGTCGCCCGCCACGAGATCCTGCGCACCGTCTACCCCGACACCGACGGCATTCCGAGTCAACTCCTCCTGGGGCGCGCCTCCGCGCGGCCCGGGCTAACCGTCGAGAGCGTCACCGAGGCCGAACTGGCCCATCGCCTCGTCGAGTTGGCGGCCCGGGAATTCGACCTGGCCGAGGACCTTCCGCTGCGCGCCCACCTCCTCGCCCCCGGCGCCGACGACCACGTACTCCTGCTCGTCCTGCACCACATAGCCGCCGACGGATGGTCCCTCGCGCCCCTCCTGCACGACCTGTCCACCGCCTACCGGGCCAGGCTCGTGGGGCAGCCGCCACAGCAGTCGCCCCTGCCCGTGCAGTACGCCGACCACAGTGTCTGGCAGCGCGACGTCATCGGCCGACTCGAGGAACAGCAACTCACCTACTGGAAGTCGGCGTTGAATGGGAATCCCGACGAGCTGACGCTCCCCGCCGACCGCCCTCGGCCGCCCCGTGCCACCCACCGTGGCGGGGACGTTCCCGTCCGGCTGGACGCCGACCTGCACCGACGCCTGCGCGCACTGGCCACCGAGAGCGGCACGACCGTGTTCATGGTCGTACAGGCAGCACTCTCCGCCCTGCTCACCCGGCTGGGCGCGGGCACCGACATCCCGCTCGGCACCCCGGTCGCCGGCCGCTCCGACGACATGCTCGACGATCTGGTCGGCTGCTTCGTCAACACCCTCGTCCTGCGCACCGACACCTCTGGCGACCCGACCTTCCGGGACCTGCTGGACCGGGTCCGGGACACCGACCTGGCCGCCTACACACACCAGGATCTGCCCTTCGAGCACCTGGTCGAGGCCCTCAACCCGCCCCGGACACTCGCCCGGCACCCGCTCTTCCAGGTGATGCTCGCCTTCCGCCCCACCGTCGCCGCCCGCCTCGACCTGCCGGGCCTCGAGGCGCGGACGGTGCCCGTGGAGACCGGCGCCACGAAGATCGACCTGACGTTCAACCTGGGCGAGTGCCGCACGTCCGACGGCGCGCCGGACGGAATCGAGGGCGTCCTCCAGTACAGCGCCGATCTCTTCGAGCGGCGCACCGCCGAGGAGCTGGCCGCCCGTCTGGAGAGACTGCTGCGGGCCGCGGTCGACGATCCGGGCCGGACGATCGGCGCACTCGACATCCTGGCCCCGGACGAACGCCACCGTCTGCTGGCCGAGTTCAACGACACGACACGGGAGATCCCGGACACCACGTTCCCCCGGCTCTTCGAGGCATGCGCCGCCGAAAGCCCGGACGCGGTCGCGGTGACGGACGCGGAGACCTCGCTCACCTACCGCCAACTGGACGCCCGAGCCGACCGGTTGGCGCGCACGCTGGTGTCGCACGGCGCCGGTCCTGGGCGGACCGTCGCCTTCTCACTGCCCCGTTCCGTGGACCTGGCGGTCGCCATGCTCGCCGTCCTCAAAGCGGGCGCCGCCTATCTGCCGCTCGACCCCGAGCATCCCGCCGAGCGCACCGCCCACCTGCTCTCCGACGCGGCCCCCGTGTGCGTGATCGCCCGGGACCGAATCCCCGCCGACGTGCCGGTCGTCCACCCCGACGCCTCCCCGGACGACCCGGACCTGCCCCTCAGCATGGCCCGCCCCGCAGACCCCGCCTATCTGATCTACACCTCCGGCACCACCGGCCGCCCCAAGGGTGTCGTCGTGGAACACCGCAACCTCACCGCCTACGTGGCCCGGTGCGTCGAGGCGTACCCGAGCCTGCACGGTGCCTCTCTGTTGCACGCCACCATGTCCTTCGACGCCACCGTGACGACCCTGCACGGGGCGCTCGCCGCCGGCGGCCGCGTTCACATCGCCGCGTTTCACGAGGCGGGCGCCGCGCCCCTGTCCGACGGCTACACCTTCCTCAAGGCCACCCCCAGCCATCTCCCGCTGCTGCCCGCCCTGCCGCACGACCTGTCGCCCACCGAGGAGTTCATGCTGGGCGGCGAGGCGCTGGTCGGCGAGGCCCTGCGCGCCTGGCGCCACGACCACCCGGACATCCGGCTGATCAACCACTACGGCCCCACCGAACTCACCGTCGGCTGCACCGACCACCGCATCGAGCCCCATGAGACCCTTCCGACCGGCCCGGTGCCCATCGGCCGACCCATGTGGAACACCCGGGCCCATGTGCTGGACGCCCACCTGAACCCGGTACCGGTCGGGATCGAGGGCGAGCTGTATGTGGCCGGCGCCCATGTGGCTCGCGGCTACTGGAGACGGCCCGGGCTGACCGCCGAACGGTTCGTCGCCGACCCCTTCGGGCCGGCCGGCGAGCGAATGTACCGCACGGGCGACCTGGCCGTGCGCCGCGCCGACGGGGTCCTGGAACTGCGGGGGCGGGCCGACGGCCAGTTGAAGATCCGGGGGCTCAGGATCGAGCCTGGCGAGGTGGAGGGCGTACTCACCGCTCATCCCGGAATCGCCCAGGCCGCGGTGGCGGTACGTGAGGACACGGCAGGCGTCCGGCGCCTCGTCGGGTACGTCGTCGCCGCATCCGGCACCGCCGTCGACCGCGCCGCCCTCCTGGTGCACACCGGCCGCCACCTTCCCACGCACATGGTCCCCGAGGCCGTCGTGGTGCTGGACGCCCTGCCCATGACGCCGAACGGCAAGCTGGACCGCACCGCCCTGCCCGAGCCGCCCGCGGAGCGGGACACACCCCCGGGACGGACGGAGCCCCGCACCCCGCAGGAGGAGACCCTCCGGAAGCTGTTCGCCGACGTCCTCGACGTCCCGCCGGACGAGGTGGGTGCCGACGACGGATTCTTCGACCTCGGCGGTGACAGCATCACCTCGATCCACCTGGTGAGCCGAGCGATGACCGAGGGACTGCGGCTGACCCCGCGTGATGTCTTCGAACGGCGGACCGTCGCCGGGCTCGCGGCACTGGCAGCCGCCCGACCGGCCTCCGCACGGCAGGCGGAGCCTGAGGCGGCGGTGGGCGAGCTGCTCCTCACTCCGGCCATGCACCGCTTCCTCGACCGAGGCGGCCCGATCGACTCGTTCAGCCAGGCGGCCTTGCTCGTCACCCCCGCCGACGCGGACGAGAAGCGGCTGACGACCGCACTCCAGGCCCTGCTGGACCACCACCACGCCCTGCGGATGCGGCTCACGGCCGCCGATCGGACGGCGACCGTCCCACCGCCCGGAAGTGTCGACGCGAGCGCCCTGTTGCAGCGCATCGAGGTGCCGGACGGGGACTTCGCGCCCGCAGTGGAAAAGCTGGGCAACACAGCTCCCGACCTACACCCGGAAGAAGGAAGGCTGCTGGACGCGGTCTGGTTGGACGCCGGACCGGGCTGCCCCGGTCGCCTCATGCTGACGGTCCATCACCTCGCCGTGGACGGCGTGTCCTGGAGCCTACTGCGCTCCGACCTGGCCGCCGCCTGGCGCGACGAGAAGCTGTCCGTGCCGGGCACCTCCTTCCGGGAGTGGGCCCGATTGCTGCGCAGTGAGGCCGATACGCCGACGCGGGTGGCCGAACTGGCCGTATGGCAGAAGCAGTTGGACGCGCCCGACCCGCAGCTCGGGGCGCGGCGGCTGGACCCGGCACGGGACGTGGCCGGCGCGATGCGTCACCTCACCCGGGAACTCCCGGCCGAGAGCACCACCTTGTTGCTGACCATCGTGCCCGCGGCCTTCCGCGCCGGACCCGACGACGTGCTGCTCGCCGGGCTGGCCGCCGCGTTCGTCCGCCGGCGACGCCCGGCAGACGGCCACCCGGCTCTGCTCCTCGACATCGAGCGGCACGGCCGCGAGGAGATCGCCGACGGTGTGGACCCGTCCCGGACCGTCGGCTGGTTCACGAGCGTCGTGCCCGCCCGGCTGGACCTCGCCGGCGTCGACCTCGACGACCCGGCCGACGTCCTCAAACGCGTCAAGGAACAGCTGCGGTCCGTACCCGACCACGGCATCGGCCACGGCCTGCTCCGCCACCTCAACCCCGCCACCGGACCGGCCCTCGCCGCGCTCCCGGTCCCGCAGATCGGCTTCAACTACCTCGGCCGCACGCCCACGGAACCGACCGACGACTGGTCGACGGCGCCCGAAGAACTTCCCGGGCTGTCCCCTCTGGGCGCTGCCCACGACCCGGGCCTGCCCGTGGCGCACGGTCTGGAGATCACCGCCGTGACCGACGCCGCCGGCCGACTCGCCGCCACCTGGTCCTGGGCGCCCGGCGTCTGGTCGGAGGGTGACGTGCGCACCCTCGCCGACCTGTGGTGCGAGGAACTGGCCGCCCTGGCCGACGGTACCCGGGCGGGCGGGCACACCCCGTCCGACCTGCCCCTGGTGTCCCTGTCCCAAGCAGAGATCGACGAACTCGAAGCCGAGTTCGGAAGCGAGTGGAGGTAACTCACGGTGACTCGGTCCGGTATCGCCGACATCCTGCCCCTGTCGCCGTTGCAGGAAGGCCTGCTCTTCCATGCCCTCTACGACGACGAACACGCCCCCGACGTCTACGCCGCCCAGCAGATCCTGGCGCTGACCGGCCCGGTCGACCCCGCCGCCGTACGCGCCGCCGGGCAGGCCCTGCTCGACCGGCACCCCAATCTGCGCGCCTGCTTCCGCCGCCGGGAATCCGGGCCGCCCGTGCAGATCGTGCCGACGGACGTCGAACTGCCCTGGGCAGAAGCCGACTTGGCGGAACTCGGGGAGGTCGAGCGGGACAAGGAGTGGCAGCGGCTGCTCGACGAGGAGCGCACCCGCCGCTTCGACCTCACCAGGCCGCCCCTCCTCAGGTATCTGCTGGTCCGCTGGTCCTCGGACCGCCACCGGCTGATCGTCACCAACCACCACATCCTGCTGGACGGCTGGTCGAAGCAGCTGCTGGTACGGGAGTTCGGCGCCCTGTACGCGGGCGAGCACCCCACCGCCCTGCCGCCGGCGCCCGCCTACCGCGACTACCTCGCCTGGCTGACACGCCAGGACCGCACCGCCGCCGAGAACGCCTGGCGGGACGCCCTGTCCGAGATGGACGAGCCCAGCCTCCTCACAGGCGCAGGCGCAGGCGCAGGCGCAGGCACAGCCACAGCCACAGCCACAGCCACAGCGGCCTCGGGCGTCGGCGTCGGCGCCACGACCGTCCTGCCCGAGGAACTCGTCGTCGAGCTCTCGGAGGAGCTGACCTCGGCCGCCGACACCACGGCCCGCTCCCTCGGCGTCACCCTCAACACGCTCGTGCAGGGCGCGTGGGGCATGCTGCTGGGCCGCCTCACCGGCCGCACCGACATCGTGTTCGGGCAGACCGTCACCGTCCGTCCGCCCGAGCTGCCGAACGTCGCCTCGATGGTCGGCTTCTGCATCAACACCGTGCCCACCCGGGTGCGTTGGGACGAGAACGCCACCCTCGCGGACCTCCTCACCGGACTCCAGGACCGGCAGGCCGCCCTGCTTCCCCACCAGCATCTGGGCCTCGCCGACATCCGCCGCGCGGCGGGCACCGGCGGCGACCTCTTCGACACCCTGCTCGCCTTCGAGAACCACCCGGCCCAGAGCGGCCCCGGGGCGTCCAGGGTCAGCCAGCTCTCCGGCCGAGACGCCACCCACTACCCCCTCACCCTCGCCGTGCTGCCCGCCCGCCGTCTCGCCCTGCGCCTCTCCTACCGGCCCGACCTGTACGACGAGACAGGCGCCCGGACCCTCCTGGACCGGTTCGCCGCCACCCTGGAAGCCATAGTCGCCGACCCACGCCGACGCGCCGCCCGCGAGGTGGAAGTACTCCTGCCGGGGGAGCGGGAACGCCTTCTGGGCGAGGCACCCACCGGGACCACTTGGACCACCGGCACGGGACGCGCCGAGGAGATCGTCCCGGCCACCCTGCCCGAGCTGTTCGCCCGTCAGGCGTCCCGCACTCCCGACGCGACCGCCGTCGTGCACGACGACACCCGCCTCACCTACGCGGAACTCGACGCCAGGGCCGACCGCCTGGCCCGGGTGCTCGCGGCACGAGGCGCCGGGCCCGAACGGCTGGTGGCACTCGCGCTGCCCCGCTCGCCCGAGCTGGTGGTGGCCGTGCTCGCGGTGCTCAAGTGCGGTGCCGCGTACGTGCCGATGGACCCCGCGTACCCGGCGGAGCGGCTGGCCTTCATGCTGGGCGACTCCGCGCCGGTGCTCCTGGTGACGACCGGCGAGGTGGCCGCCGGCCTGCCTGCCTCCGACGTGCCCGTACTGGCGCTGGACGAGCCGCTCCCCGAGCCGCCCGGCGGCCCCCTCGCCCCGCACCTGACCGGCGATCACATCGCCTACGTCATCTACACCTCCGGCTCCACGGGCCGCCCCAAGGGCGTCGCCGTACCGCACCGCAACGTCGTCCGGCTCTTCGAGTCCACCCGGCACTGGTTCGACTTCGGTCCGGACGACGTGTGGACGCTGTTCCACTCCTACGCCTTCGACTTCTCGGTCTGGGAGCTGTGGGGAGCGCTGCTGCACGGCGGCACACTCGTCGTCGTACCGTTCGAGGTCAGCCGTGAACCGACCCAGTTCCTGCGGCTGTTGGCACGGGAGCGGGTCACCGTGCTGAACCAGACGCCGTCGGCGTTCGGCGAGCTGCTCCGCGCGGACGCCGAACTCCCGGACGTGGCAGGTGATCTGACGCTCCGGTATGTCGTCTTCGGCGGCGAGGCCCTCGACGTCGCGCACGTCGCCGAGTGGTACACACGGCACCCGCAGGACGCTCCCGCCCTGGTGAACATGTACGGGATCACCGAGACGACCGTCCACGTCACGGGTCTGCCGCTGACCCCGCGTGCGGCGAACGGGATCGGTGCGACCATCCCCGACCTGCGCGCCCACGTCCTGGACGACGGCCTGCGGCTCGTGCCCCCGGGCGTCACCGGTGAGCTGTACGTCGCCGGGGCGGGCCTGGCGCGCGGCTATCTGGGGCGACCGGGCCTGACGGCGGGACGGTTCGTGGCGGACCCCTTCGGCCCGCCCGGCGACCGGATGTACCGCACGGGCGACGTGGTGCGCTGGACGGCCGACGGAGAGCTGGAGTACGTCGGCCGGGCCGACGACCAGGTCAAGATCCGGGGCTTCCGGGTCGAGCTCGGCGAGATCGAGGCCGCGCTCGCCACCCACCCGGAGGTGGACCGGGCCGTGGTCCTGGTACGGGACCGCCGCCCGGTCGGCTACGTCGTTCCCGCCGACCCCCAGCACGCCCCCGACCCGACGTCCGTACGGCAGCACGCGGCCCGTACGCTCCCGGACCACATGGCCCCCTCGGCCGTCGTCGTCCTGGACCGGCTGCCGCTGACCGCCAACGGAAAACTCGACCGCGCCGCCCTGCCGGCCCCCGCCGCCGTGACCGGTACGTCGCCAGGGCGTGCGCCGCGCACCCCGCAGGAGGAGATCCTGTGCGGCCTGTTCGCGGACGTCCTCGGCCTCGACGCGCACCGGGTGGGCGTGGACGAGGCCTTCTTCGAACTCGGCGGCGACTCGCTGCTCGCGATGCGCCTGGCCGACCGGATCAGGGCCGCGCTCGGCACCGGGCTGCCCGTCCGGGCCGTCTTCGAGGCCCAGACCCCGGCCGGACTCGCGGCCCGGGCGAGCGAGACGGAGCACCAGTCGCGCCCCGAACTCACCCGCCAGGACCGGCGTCCCGACCCGCTCCCGCTGTCGTACGCACAGCAGCGCCTGTGGTTCATGAGCCGACTCGACGGCGGCAACACCACCTACACCGTCCCCTGGGCCCTGCGCCTCACCGGCCCCCTCGACACGCCCGCCCTGACAGCCGCCCTCGCCGACGTCGTCGCCCGGCACGAGCCGCTGCGCACCCTCTACCCGGACCTCCAGGGCGCCCCGTACCAGCGCGTCCTCGACGCGGATGCCGCCCGCCCGCATGTCACGGTCGTCCCGGCCACCGAAGCGGACCTGCCCGCCCTGCTCACCGCCGCCGCGGGCCACCGCTTCGACCTCGCCACCGACCTGCCGCTGCGCGCCACCCTGTACGAACTCGGGGCCGACACCCACGTCCTGCTGCTGCTCGCCCACCACATCGCCGTCGACGGCTGGTCCATGGCCCCGCTGACGCGTGACCTGGAGACCGCGTACGCGGCCCGCTCGGCAGGGCGTGCCCCCGAGTGGCGTCCGCTGCCCGTCGCCTACGCCGACTTCGCATGCTGGCAGCGAGCCCTGCTCGGACCGGAGGACTCAAGCGACAGCCTGATGACACGTCAGACAATGTTCTGGAAGGAGGCGTTGAACGGATCCCCCGAGGAACTGCCCCTTCCGTCCGACCGTCCGCGGCCCGCCGAACCCAGCGGCCGAGGCGGCCGGGCCGAAGTCGCCCTCGACGCGGAGCTGCATACCGCGCTCGCCGGCCTGGCAGCGTCCTCACGCGTCACCCTCTTCATGGTGCTCCAGGCCGGACTGGCCGCCCTGCTGACCCGCCTCGGCTCCGGCACCGACATCCCCGTCGGTACCCCGGTCGCCGGACGGACCGACGGCAGGCTCGACGACGTCGTCGGGTTCTTCGTCAACAGCCTCACCCTGCGCACCGACACCTCGGGCAACCCCACCTTCCGCCAACTCCTGCACCGCGTCCGGGACATCGACCTGGCCGCCTATGCCCACCAGGACGTGCCCTTCGACCTCCTGGTGGACGCCCTCAGCCCGGAACGCACCCTCGCCCGCCACCCCCTCTTCCAGGTCATGCTCGCCTTCACCGGCCACACCACCGAGCCGACCCCGTCCCTGCCCGGCCTGCGTGTCGACCGCGAACCAGTGGAGACCGGGGCCGCCCGCTTCGAACTCTCCCTGTACCTGACGGAGCACCGCACCGCCGACGGCTCCCCGGCCGGCGTCGACGGCGTCGCCGAGTACAGCACCGACCTGTTCGACCCCGACACCGCCGAGCGCCTCACCCGACGACTCGCCCGTCTCCTCGCCGCCGTCGTCACCGACCCGGACCGGCCCATCGGCGACATCGACCTCCTCGACGGCGATGAACAGCGGCAACTGGAGGAC encodes:
- a CDS encoding amino acid adenylation domain-containing protein translates to MTVVLELSAAQRSMWFGQRLDPAGAAYNVGEYTEIHGPVDPALLRAAVRAVVDATDTLRVRFAADDDTVRQIVEDAPEWDLPVVDVSGDPEPRSTAGPRSTAGPRSTAGPRKAAGPRNTAGPRSAAGPRTAAEAWTAAQAWMAEDFATPFALDRAPLFRYALLRLADDHWIWYQRYHHIAVDGYSCSLVARRVADAYTALVAGETPAPAPASLAALVAEDAAYRVSERHTADRDHWTRALADRPEPPSLSARPPRVADRFHRRTGHLPEAAGESVHAAAERTGTRWSRVVLAATAAYLHRLTGASDVVLGLAVTARESDTELAVPGMASNVLPLRLTVRPDTPAHDLVRQTARATRDLLARQRHRGEDLRRDLEWPHDGRRFFGPVVNIMAFGLELRFAGHPTTRHNLSTGPVEDLAVNVYDRADGHGVRIDLDASPEHYTDAELAAHHRRFAHFLKRFAIAAEQPGSPVGRVPTALPEERAAAHIEGARASAGAMTVPGLLAARVAADPDATAVVYGERAISYRELDQRANRLAHRLLNLGVRPEDRVAVLMRRSDTLVIALLAVLKAGGAYVGLDPRAPAARTRRILAETGAALLLTDTSPTETYEGVVPVAADDPTPGDEADTDPGVRPRPAQLAYVSHTSGSTGIPKGVAVTHEDITALATDSAFADGAHTRVLVHSPTAFDASTYEMWVPLLTGGTAVVAGAARDVDASSIRELTVRHKLTVLWLTAGLFRLAAEDDPGCFAGLRQVWTGGEAVPAAAVRRVLEACPELTVTDGYGPTETTTFATSRPCPAGSPVPDPLPIGRPLDGMRAHVLDGALQPVPRGTVGELYVAGPGVARGYLGRPAATAERFVADPYGPPGDRMYRTGDRVRMTPDGELEYHGRADGQVKLRGFRIEPGEIEAALTARPEVAQAVALVREDRPGDPRLVAYVVGDAADPDGLRDHLAGHLPEFMVPSALVILDRLPLTANSKLDRAALPAPISASARSDSARTPHEELLCALFADVLGLPDVSPHDSFFALGGHSLLALRLIGRIRSALGAEPTLHEVFRTPTPAGLARSMTTGSAVRPAIPRPTARTGVGEPPLSSAQRRLWFLHRLEDAGAAYHIPLALRLTGGPLDADALRAALADLVARHEILRTVYPDTDGIPSQLLLGRASARPGLTVESVTEAELAHRLVELAAREFDLAEDLPLRAHLLAPGADDHVLLLVLHHIAADGWSLAPLLHDLSTAYRARLVGQPPQQSPLPVQYADHSVWQRDVIGRLEEQQLTYWKSALNGNPDELTLPADRPRPPRATHRGGDVPVRLDADLHRRLRALATESGTTVFMVVQAALSALLTRLGAGTDIPLGTPVAGRSDDMLDDLVGCFVNTLVLRTDTSGDPTFRDLLDRVRDTDLAAYTHQDLPFEHLVEALNPPRTLARHPLFQVMLAFRPTVAARLDLPGLEARTVPVETGATKIDLTFNLGECRTSDGAPDGIEGVLQYSADLFERRTAEELAARLERLLRAAVDDPGRTIGALDILAPDERHRLLAEFNDTTREIPDTTFPRLFEACAAESPDAVAVTDAETSLTYRQLDARADRLARTLVSHGAGPGRTVAFSLPRSVDLAVAMLAVLKAGAAYLPLDPEHPAERTAHLLSDAAPVCVIARDRIPADVPVVHPDASPDDPDLPLSMARPADPAYLIYTSGTTGRPKGVVVEHRNLTAYVARCVEAYPSLHGASLLHATMSFDATVTTLHGALAAGGRVHIAAFHEAGAAPLSDGYTFLKATPSHLPLLPALPHDLSPTEEFMLGGEALVGEALRAWRHDHPDIRLINHYGPTELTVGCTDHRIEPHETLPTGPVPIGRPMWNTRAHVLDAHLNPVPVGIEGELYVAGAHVARGYWRRPGLTAERFVADPFGPAGERMYRTGDLAVRRADGVLELRGRADGQLKIRGLRIEPGEVEGVLTAHPGIAQAAVAVREDTAGVRRLVGYVVAASGTAVDRAALLVHTGRHLPTHMVPEAVVVLDALPMTPNGKLDRTALPEPPAERDTPPGRTEPRTPQEETLRKLFADVLDVPPDEVGADDGFFDLGGDSITSIHLVSRAMTEGLRLTPRDVFERRTVAGLAALAAARPASARQAEPEAAVGELLLTPAMHRFLDRGGPIDSFSQAALLVTPADADEKRLTTALQALLDHHHALRMRLTAADRTATVPPPGSVDASALLQRIEVPDGDFAPAVEKLGNTAPDLHPEEGRLLDAVWLDAGPGCPGRLMLTVHHLAVDGVSWSLLRSDLAAAWRDEKLSVPGTSFREWARLLRSEADTPTRVAELAVWQKQLDAPDPQLGARRLDPARDVAGAMRHLTRELPAESTTLLLTIVPAAFRAGPDDVLLAGLAAAFVRRRRPADGHPALLLDIERHGREEIADGVDPSRTVGWFTSVVPARLDLAGVDLDDPADVLKRVKEQLRSVPDHGIGHGLLRHLNPATGPALAALPVPQIGFNYLGRTPTEPTDDWSTAPEELPGLSPLGAAHDPGLPVAHGLEITAVTDAAGRLAATWSWAPGVWSEGDVRTLADLWCEELAALADGTRAGGHTPSDLPLVSLSQAEIDELEAEFGSEWR
- a CDS encoding amino acid adenylation domain-containing protein, with the protein product MTRSGIADILPLSPLQEGLLFHALYDDEHAPDVYAAQQILALTGPVDPAAVRAAGQALLDRHPNLRACFRRRESGPPVQIVPTDVELPWAEADLAELGEVERDKEWQRLLDEERTRRFDLTRPPLLRYLLVRWSSDRHRLIVTNHHILLDGWSKQLLVREFGALYAGEHPTALPPAPAYRDYLAWLTRQDRTAAENAWRDALSEMDEPSLLTGAGAGAGAGTATATATATAASGVGVGATTVLPEELVVELSEELTSAADTTARSLGVTLNTLVQGAWGMLLGRLTGRTDIVFGQTVTVRPPELPNVASMVGFCINTVPTRVRWDENATLADLLTGLQDRQAALLPHQHLGLADIRRAAGTGGDLFDTLLAFENHPAQSGPGASRVSQLSGRDATHYPLTLAVLPARRLALRLSYRPDLYDETGARTLLDRFAATLEAIVADPRRRAAREVEVLLPGERERLLGEAPTGTTWTTGTGRAEEIVPATLPELFARQASRTPDATAVVHDDTRLTYAELDARADRLARVLAARGAGPERLVALALPRSPELVVAVLAVLKCGAAYVPMDPAYPAERLAFMLGDSAPVLLVTTGEVAAGLPASDVPVLALDEPLPEPPGGPLAPHLTGDHIAYVIYTSGSTGRPKGVAVPHRNVVRLFESTRHWFDFGPDDVWTLFHSYAFDFSVWELWGALLHGGTLVVVPFEVSREPTQFLRLLARERVTVLNQTPSAFGELLRADAELPDVAGDLTLRYVVFGGEALDVAHVAEWYTRHPQDAPALVNMYGITETTVHVTGLPLTPRAANGIGATIPDLRAHVLDDGLRLVPPGVTGELYVAGAGLARGYLGRPGLTAGRFVADPFGPPGDRMYRTGDVVRWTADGELEYVGRADDQVKIRGFRVELGEIEAALATHPEVDRAVVLVRDRRPVGYVVPADPQHAPDPTSVRQHAARTLPDHMAPSAVVVLDRLPLTANGKLDRAALPAPAAVTGTSPGRAPRTPQEEILCGLFADVLGLDAHRVGVDEAFFELGGDSLLAMRLADRIRAALGTGLPVRAVFEAQTPAGLAARASETEHQSRPELTRQDRRPDPLPLSYAQQRLWFMSRLDGGNTTYTVPWALRLTGPLDTPALTAALADVVARHEPLRTLYPDLQGAPYQRVLDADAARPHVTVVPATEADLPALLTAAAGHRFDLATDLPLRATLYELGADTHVLLLLAHHIAVDGWSMAPLTRDLETAYAARSAGRAPEWRPLPVAYADFACWQRALLGPEDSSDSLMTRQTMFWKEALNGSPEELPLPSDRPRPAEPSGRGGRAEVALDAELHTALAGLAASSRVTLFMVLQAGLAALLTRLGSGTDIPVGTPVAGRTDGRLDDVVGFFVNSLTLRTDTSGNPTFRQLLHRVRDIDLAAYAHQDVPFDLLVDALSPERTLARHPLFQVMLAFTGHTTEPTPSLPGLRVDREPVETGAARFELSLYLTEHRTADGSPAGVDGVAEYSTDLFDPDTAERLTRRLARLLAAVVTDPDRPIGDIDLLDGDEQRQLEDWNGTQADVPAASLAELFRAQARKTPDAPALNELSYDELDAYAEELARVLAGKGVRPGDVVAVLMPRSVDRIIAVLAVALAGAAFLPVDPGLPRERVDLVLGDAQPAYVITDVTVAGDPGELPTTYHPRHAAYVIHTSGSTGVPKGVVVENRGLAALARTQIERFGLGPGSRVLQFSAPGFDASVMELLMAFASGGTLVVPAADGPLVGEPLERALSDGAITHALVPPAALATLPTGDHPELRTLIVGAEACSGELVARWAPGRLMANAYGPTESTVCATISVPLSGDRPPPVGRPVADTRTHVLDDWLRPVPPGVVGELYLAGAGVARGYLGRPGLSAGRFVADPFGGPGERMYRTGDLVRWTADGELQYVGRADDQLKIRGFRVEPGEIEAVLVRHPHIARAAVVAREDEPGERRLVAYVVPEASVGSETSSGSGTSLGYGISVGSGTSLGSGTSVGSGDSFVPDPAELRRHAERTLPDYMVPSAVVVLDTLPLTPHGKLDRKALPAPTPTATPGGREPATPAEQVLADLFRDLLKLTDVPLDQGFFALGGDSIASIRLVSRAAEAGVVISPRDVFEHQTVAGLAGVARGPVGAGSPDDDGVGPVPLVPVMRWLLERGGPIDQLSQSVLLTVPAGAGLPRLTEALQAVIDHHAVLRARLTPAGDLDVRPAGRVRAADLLDRYDVTGTDDLRATVAEEFDRVRGLLDPAAGAMLRTVWFDAGPDRTGRLLLVVHHLAVDGVSWRILVPDLEAAWTAVTQGRAPKLPPVGTSFRRWSGLLAEEALRPARIAEGELWRRILAAPRTPLGARPLDPARDTAATTRSLRLTLPPAATGPLLTNVPSAFGTGTHGVLLTGLALAVADRQGDPHVLVDVEGHGREEVAPGLDLSRTVGWFTSLYPVHLDLDGLDLADARSAGPAAESAARRVDERLRQLPDRGLGFGLLRYLNPDTAPGLADLPAPAIGFNYLGRFTAPAGTAAWGFAPESAALGGGTDPGLAAAHALDLNAVVHDSDDGPRLVADWSWPDGVLTEAEVRALGEAWFAALTALAARAVHASGPTALDLSQDELDELTAGLDELDELGAGLDG